One segment of Gammaproteobacteria bacterium DNA contains the following:
- the folD gene encoding bifunctional methylenetetrahydrofolate dehydrogenase/methenyltetrahydrofolate cyclohydrolase FolD — MKAQRIDGNAVAAEIRDEVKQQVAEVVKAGLTPCLAAVLVGDNPASRTYVGTKRKVCKEVGIKSVMKTPPADIPEDALLALIDELNADRAIHGILVQMPLPRHIDEQKVIERIDPAKDVDGFHPANVGRLVIGLDTLRPCTPAGIPELIVRSGLEIEGRHVAIIGRSNIVGKPMMNMLVQKAKGANATVTVCHSGTKDLATITRRADIVIAAIGRPHFVTAEMVKEGAVVIDVGINRVDDDSRPKGYRLVGDVDFDAVSEKASAITPVPGGVGPMTVAMLMVNTLKAAKAAAPRGHPSAA, encoded by the coding sequence ATGAAAGCACAACGCATCGACGGCAACGCGGTGGCGGCCGAGATCCGAGACGAAGTCAAACAACAGGTGGCGGAAGTCGTAAAGGCGGGGTTGACGCCGTGTCTCGCCGCGGTGCTGGTGGGCGACAATCCCGCCTCCAGAACTTACGTGGGAACCAAGCGCAAGGTTTGCAAAGAGGTCGGCATCAAGTCGGTGATGAAGACGCCGCCGGCCGATATTCCGGAAGACGCGCTGCTGGCGCTGATCGACGAGTTGAACGCGGATCGCGCCATACACGGCATTCTCGTGCAGATGCCGCTGCCTAGGCACATCGACGAGCAGAAGGTTATCGAGCGCATTGATCCGGCCAAGGACGTGGACGGCTTTCACCCGGCCAACGTGGGGCGTCTGGTGATCGGTCTCGATACATTGCGGCCGTGTACGCCGGCTGGCATTCCGGAACTGATCGTGCGCAGCGGCCTCGAGATCGAAGGCAGGCACGTGGCCATCATCGGCCGCAGCAACATCGTCGGCAAGCCGATGATGAACATGCTGGTGCAGAAAGCCAAAGGCGCCAATGCGACGGTAACCGTCTGCCACAGCGGCACCAAGGATCTTGCGACCATCACGCGCCGGGCGGACATCGTGATCGCCGCCATCGGCCGCCCGCATTTCGTTACGGCGGAAATGGTTAAAGAGGGCGCGGTGGTGATTGACGTTGGCATCAATCGGGTGGACGACGACAGCCGGCCCAAAGGTTACCGGCTGGTCGGCGACGTGGATTTTGACGCGGTGAGCGAGAAAGCGTCCGCGATCACGCCGGTGCCGGGCGGGGTCGGCCCCATGACCGTGGCGATGCTGATGGTGAATACGCTCAAAGCCGCGAAAGCCGCGGCACCGCGCGGCCATCCATCGGCGGCATAG